The following proteins come from a genomic window of Terribacillus aidingensis:
- a CDS encoding FUSC family protein, which translates to MKDYHLPQAPARLSLRDALRVRSAAYPWNRAIGSGLATCLPILIGLLLGDIIHGFSAALGAFTFLYIGAETFKQRAKKLAAVAICLAAAMVLGSLLAPYTIVLSIVAGIIGLIAFYVLNTLQLLIPGPMFFVLIFCMATGLPLDPNSAWERGFYVLLGGALSWLLAMASWLWTKKNHDEQVLNKSYRQLMAMLQSAGTPAFYQMQHLTVLTLRQADRIIYASKRQPSTLRLHELAADIFYTLTQLNNENLSSDVRISLEKQLTAVIDALEDAKGNWPAYTKSEQTVVHNLQLELEQAYDLASQATAEESIQVEKESAWTVLRNGISRKNITVRHALFYGLFIMIASLLAHSLGFNRPYWVPVACAAVLIGANTTLTIHRAIQRSLGTIVGTVIGGLILSLEPSGFYLILIVGLLQLCVELVIVRNYVFANMFIAPLVLVLVETMNPGNTVSYFVTARVVDTIVGSLIAIIAVLLLWRGIHTRFLPIILKETIVHMQELLRAVHSGDQEKRHTKKLMNSLIELRAAYDRSLGDFSASQQQAEVLWPAIMHAQHAGYLLMSLRKNKDKLTETQYDAIQNQLGSIMTSLTTRQPVSFERYDELDLQRELNQLQSALIQLYNTNDAAKLAPN; encoded by the coding sequence TTGAAGGATTATCATTTACCACAGGCGCCTGCACGGCTTAGTCTGCGAGATGCATTACGTGTCAGATCTGCTGCCTATCCTTGGAACCGGGCAATAGGATCAGGTCTTGCCACCTGCCTGCCGATATTGATCGGTTTATTACTGGGGGACATCATCCATGGATTTTCAGCCGCGCTTGGCGCTTTCACATTCTTATATATAGGAGCAGAAACGTTTAAACAACGAGCAAAAAAACTAGCTGCCGTGGCTATATGCCTTGCTGCCGCTATGGTGCTTGGAAGTTTGCTTGCTCCGTATACAATTGTACTCTCTATAGTCGCAGGTATTATCGGCTTAATAGCCTTTTATGTCCTGAACACCTTGCAGCTTCTCATTCCAGGTCCAATGTTCTTCGTCCTGATATTCTGTATGGCTACAGGGCTGCCACTAGACCCAAATAGCGCGTGGGAACGAGGATTTTACGTCCTGCTTGGCGGAGCACTATCCTGGCTTCTAGCCATGGCAAGCTGGCTCTGGACGAAAAAGAACCACGATGAACAAGTTCTTAACAAGTCCTACAGACAGCTTATGGCAATGCTGCAATCCGCTGGAACACCAGCTTTCTATCAGATGCAGCATCTTACTGTCCTGACGTTAAGACAAGCCGATCGTATCATCTATGCATCCAAAAGGCAGCCATCTACACTGCGTTTACATGAGCTGGCAGCAGATATTTTCTATACATTGACACAGCTCAATAATGAAAACCTTAGCTCAGATGTGCGAATCTCACTTGAGAAGCAGCTGACCGCGGTGATTGATGCACTCGAAGACGCAAAAGGCAACTGGCCTGCATATACAAAGTCGGAACAGACAGTAGTCCACAATCTCCAGCTTGAATTGGAACAGGCATATGATCTTGCTTCACAAGCAACTGCAGAGGAATCAATCCAGGTTGAGAAAGAATCCGCGTGGACTGTTCTTCGTAATGGTATTTCACGTAAGAACATCACTGTTCGGCACGCTTTATTCTACGGACTGTTTATTATGATTGCATCGCTGCTGGCACATAGCCTGGGATTCAACCGACCTTATTGGGTGCCAGTAGCCTGTGCAGCTGTACTTATTGGCGCAAATACGACGCTCACTATTCATCGGGCAATCCAGCGCTCTCTCGGCACCATTGTCGGTACCGTAATAGGCGGATTGATTTTATCACTGGAACCATCAGGCTTTTATCTGATTCTTATTGTCGGTCTGCTGCAGCTTTGTGTGGAACTGGTGATTGTCCGAAACTACGTTTTTGCTAATATGTTCATTGCGCCTCTCGTTCTTGTATTGGTAGAAACAATGAATCCAGGCAATACTGTCAGCTATTTTGTGACAGCGAGGGTTGTCGATACAATTGTCGGAAGCTTGATTGCCATAATCGCTGTTTTGCTTTTATGGCGTGGTATCCATACCCGCTTCCTCCCGATCATATTAAAAGAAACAATTGTCCATATGCAGGAGCTCCTTCGTGCAGTTCATTCAGGAGATCAGGAAAAGAGACATACAAAGAAACTGATGAACAGTTTGATTGAATTACGCGCTGCATATGATCGAAGTCTTGGCGATTTCTCGGCTTCCCAGCAGCAGGCAGAGGTGTTATGGCCAGCCATCATGCACGCCCAGCACGCAGGCTATTTGCTCATGTCCCTCCGCAAGAACAAAGATAAGTTAACGGAAACTCAATATGATGCAATTCAAAACCAGCTTGGCAGCATTATGACCAGTCTTACAACACGGCAGCCAGTATCCTTTGAAAGGTATGATGAGCTCGATTTACAGCGGGAGCTCAACCAGCTGCAGTCTGCTCTTATCCAGCTTTATAACACAAATGATGCAGCCAAGCTTGCACCGAATTGA
- a CDS encoding DsbA family protein → MAKKKKSAGNTSGAASKASKVIVWVILAIVLLVVALVLINNYTGSSSDEAQDIDYSSQPFLGDENAPVKIVEFGDYKCIHCQEFHHNNFPVIDQELIDTGKASFYFMNMPIINADSKKGAQFSEAVYQVLGDDGFWKFHDVLFAEDLNTSFTDDFLMDKLREVVSDEEAEEVLQVYNKGTDDAVSTDTELANELGVQGTPTIFVNGKLFEGQDMNDLIDMVDEETQEAN, encoded by the coding sequence ATGGCAAAAAAGAAGAAATCCGCAGGCAATACATCAGGAGCTGCTTCTAAAGCATCCAAGGTCATTGTTTGGGTTATCTTGGCGATTGTCCTTTTAGTAGTGGCACTGGTTCTCATTAATAATTATACAGGGTCTTCCAGTGATGAGGCGCAGGACATCGACTACAGCAGTCAGCCTTTCCTCGGCGATGAAAATGCCCCGGTTAAAATAGTTGAATTTGGCGATTACAAATGTATCCACTGCCAAGAGTTCCATCATAATAATTTCCCTGTAATCGATCAGGAATTGATTGATACTGGTAAGGCTAGCTTCTATTTCATGAATATGCCGATCATTAATGCTGACTCAAAGAAGGGCGCACAATTCAGTGAAGCAGTTTACCAAGTGCTTGGAGATGATGGATTCTGGAAATTCCACGATGTTCTCTTCGCAGAGGATTTGAACACAAGCTTCACGGATGATTTCCTGATGGACAAGCTTCGTGAAGTAGTCAGCGATGAAGAAGCGGAAGAAGTGCTGCAAGTGTACAACAAGGGAACCGATGATGCTGTTTCAACAGATACAGAACTTGCAAATGAACTTGGTGTGCAAGGTACACCTACTATCTTCGTCAATGGAAAACTATTCGAAGGTCAAGATATGAACGATTTGATCGACATGGTAGATGAGGAAACGCAGGAGGCGAACTAA
- a CDS encoding disulfide oxidoreductase produces MNKSLLFAWITAVIAMLGSLYFSEIMKFVPCTLCWYQRILMYPLAIILGIAFYKNDVRIYKYVLPLSILGILISGYHYLHQKVPALEGASLCSSGVPCSGHYINWLGFITIPLLAFTAFVIITVCMFILRRKHA; encoded by the coding sequence ATGAATAAGAGCCTGTTATTTGCCTGGATAACGGCAGTCATTGCAATGCTGGGCAGTCTCTATTTCAGTGAAATCATGAAATTCGTGCCATGTACACTATGCTGGTACCAGCGTATCCTCATGTATCCGCTGGCTATCATACTAGGTATTGCATTTTATAAAAATGATGTTCGAATCTATAAGTATGTGCTGCCGCTTAGTATTCTCGGAATACTAATTTCAGGCTATCATTACCTGCATCAGAAAGTGCCTGCTTTAGAAGGAGCGAGTCTCTGCTCCAGCGGTGTACCGTGCTCAGGTCATTATATCAACTGGCTCGGGTTCATAACGATTCCGCTGCTGGCATTCACAGCTTTCGTGATTATCACAGTTTGCATGTTCATCCTTCGCAGAAAACATGCATAA
- a CDS encoding LrgB family protein, translating into MTTALIILIGTIVTYVIYRASKVVYKKWPVPFFHPLLLCPLILIGIIQMAHLEPSEYALSSSLWTHMLGPATVAFAIPIYKHAPLLRKNIMIILTSIAAGTLVAIGSSLLLSLVMRFNGDLLISILPRSITTPIAIEVSKTIGGLPTLTTVFVIVTGVTGGIIGPYVIRLMALKSPVARGLALGMGAHGVGTNKAMEYGEQEGTFSTIGMIMAAGMTLIWGGLLIPSLLNITIL; encoded by the coding sequence ATGACTACCGCACTTATCATCTTAATAGGCACCATTGTTACCTACGTCATCTACCGCGCCTCAAAAGTTGTGTACAAGAAATGGCCAGTGCCATTCTTCCATCCGCTGCTGCTGTGTCCTTTGATTCTTATCGGCATTATCCAGATGGCACATTTAGAGCCAAGTGAATACGCCTTATCTTCAAGTTTATGGACACATATGCTCGGCCCAGCCACAGTTGCTTTTGCTATACCAATTTACAAACATGCTCCTCTGTTACGTAAGAATATCATGATCATTCTAACAAGCATTGCAGCCGGTACATTGGTAGCAATTGGTTCTTCCTTGCTTTTGAGTCTTGTTATGCGCTTCAATGGCGATTTACTGATCAGTATCCTGCCACGGTCCATTACAACACCAATTGCGATTGAAGTATCAAAAACGATTGGCGGCCTTCCGACTTTGACGACCGTCTTTGTTATTGTGACTGGCGTTACAGGCGGTATCATCGGCCCTTATGTTATTCGGCTAATGGCATTAAAATCGCCTGTTGCACGTGGTTTGGCGCTTGGAATGGGAGCCCATGGAGTGGGCACTAACAAAGCAATGGAATATGGTGAACAAGAGGGTACGTTCTCGACTATCGGCATGATCATGGCTGCCGGTATGACATTGATTTGGGGAGGCCTGCTTATTCCTTCCTTATTGAACATCACCATCCTATGA
- a CDS encoding CidA/LrgA family protein, translating to MVRKTITMLSQLAIIHVFYFAGVGLAHILSLPVPGSIVGLVLLLLSLFAGIVKLEWIEKAGGWLLAELLLFFVPSAVGILNYKEILNWQGLETVLLILISTFIVMAATGFTAEKLYRRKRKGGHTQ from the coding sequence ATGGTACGAAAAACGATTACCATGCTTTCTCAGCTAGCGATCATTCACGTATTTTATTTTGCCGGTGTCGGCTTAGCACATATATTATCTCTTCCGGTACCAGGCTCTATCGTAGGTCTGGTCTTGTTATTACTAAGCTTATTTGCAGGCATCGTCAAACTGGAATGGATCGAGAAAGCAGGGGGCTGGCTGTTGGCTGAACTTCTGCTTTTCTTTGTCCCATCAGCTGTTGGTATCCTGAATTATAAGGAGATATTAAACTGGCAAGGTCTGGAGACTGTGCTGCTGATCCTTATCAGCACCTTCATCGTGATGGCCGCTACTGGATTCACTGCTGAGAAGCTGTATAGAAGAAAAAGAAAAGGAGGACACACACAATGA
- a CDS encoding LysR family transcriptional regulator, with protein MELRQLRYLIEIVKQKRLTKAAESLHVSQPALSKTIKSLEEELGITLFKRTNKSTTLTDAGKVVHTYGQQVLAQLDEMQTTLQDLTDLKQGAVTIGIPPIIGSLFFPKVMARFHQTYPNVTINITEYGAARVVKAVDEGEFELGVAVLPLDETEFNYYPIVEEEMKLMVHRDHPLADRELVELKELKDEDFIFYNEEFALHDIMRKRCIEEGFEPHILFKSAQWDFISEMVAANLGVSLLPESICNRTYNADIRIIDLTPSIPWNLAIITKKDKYISYAGRRFIEFFL; from the coding sequence ATGGAATTGCGGCAGCTACGCTATCTGATCGAAATTGTGAAACAGAAGAGACTGACAAAAGCAGCAGAAAGCTTGCATGTATCTCAGCCTGCTCTCAGTAAAACAATCAAGAGTCTGGAAGAAGAACTCGGAATCACCTTATTCAAACGTACGAACAAATCCACTACCTTGACCGATGCCGGCAAAGTAGTACATACCTATGGTCAGCAAGTACTTGCCCAATTGGACGAAATGCAAACGACACTCCAAGATCTTACTGATCTGAAGCAAGGAGCTGTCACGATCGGAATTCCGCCGATTATAGGCAGTCTCTTCTTTCCAAAGGTAATGGCTCGCTTCCACCAGACCTATCCGAATGTCACGATCAATATTACCGAATATGGGGCTGCCCGTGTCGTAAAGGCAGTAGACGAAGGAGAATTTGAGCTTGGCGTTGCTGTTCTGCCCCTTGATGAAACGGAGTTCAACTATTATCCGATTGTAGAGGAAGAGATGAAGCTGATGGTGCATCGCGACCATCCACTCGCTGATAGGGAATTAGTTGAGCTGAAGGAATTAAAGGATGAAGACTTCATTTTCTATAATGAGGAATTTGCATTGCACGATATTATGCGGAAACGCTGCATCGAGGAAGGCTTCGAACCACATATCCTCTTCAAAAGCGCGCAATGGGATTTCATCAGTGAAATGGTCGCAGCCAACTTAGGAGTCAGCCTGCTTCCTGAATCCATTTGTAACCGAACCTATAATGCTGATATCCGCATTATCGATTTAACGCCTTCCATTCCGTGGAACCTGGCAATCATCACAAAAAAGGACAAGTATATTTCCTATGCCGGAAGGCGTTTCATTGAGTTTTTCCTTTAA
- a CDS encoding GNAT family protein produces the protein MGYEIKSLTADDAYAVLHWRYSPPYDLYNLTYTEGAVMMLMVGDYYGVYEDGILLGYFCVGDDARVLGGDYSDQTYLDIGVGMAPEKTGHGRGSQFFTEILNWIKTNIEQDQYRLTVAAFNERAVHLYEKAGFREVNRFNRESDGLLFLIMTKSPC, from the coding sequence ATGGGATATGAGATAAAATCGTTAACAGCAGATGATGCGTATGCAGTTTTGCATTGGCGCTATTCCCCGCCTTATGATCTCTATAACCTCACCTATACGGAAGGTGCGGTCATGATGCTCATGGTAGGTGATTATTATGGAGTCTACGAAGACGGGATTCTGCTTGGATATTTCTGTGTTGGAGATGATGCTCGAGTGCTTGGCGGTGACTATAGTGACCAGACCTATTTGGATATAGGAGTAGGCATGGCACCTGAAAAGACCGGACACGGAAGAGGCTCGCAGTTCTTCACTGAAATACTCAATTGGATCAAGACAAATATCGAGCAGGACCAATACCGGCTAACAGTAGCAGCTTTCAATGAACGAGCTGTCCACCTTTACGAAAAGGCTGGTTTCCGAGAGGTAAATCGTTTTAACCGCGAGTCCGATGGCTTGCTGTTCCTAATCATGACAAAGAGCCCATGCTGA
- a CDS encoding FAD-binding oxidoreductase, whose translation MHIAIIGAGIAGSVTAYKLAKAGMQVTVIDRFDQGQATDAAAGIVCPWLSQRRNKDWYELAKGGARYYPEIIEELRLDGEEETGYARVGALSLHQDPKKLEAMQKRAEKRRDDAPEMGAITMLGEEDVRQLFPLLAPGFGAVHVSGAARVDGRALRNSLHRAAKKYNARFVSAEAHLSLTAGQIVVTAGNEEWIPDQVVVTAGAWAKELLKPLGYSLQVSFQKAQICHLQLDAAQTETWPVIIPPNDQYLLAFPDGRMVVGATHENDTEMNTKITAGGVHEVLSKAMQLAPELAGAVLAETRVGFRPFTPGFLPVFGCLPKHKNLYVMNGLGASGLTMGPFVASQLTKLILGQETDIDISVYNPEGALE comes from the coding sequence ATGCATATAGCAATTATTGGAGCAGGAATAGCAGGATCCGTTACCGCTTATAAGCTCGCCAAGGCCGGCATGCAAGTTACGGTGATTGATCGCTTTGACCAAGGACAAGCGACAGACGCTGCAGCAGGTATCGTATGTCCGTGGCTCTCCCAGCGGCGCAACAAAGATTGGTATGAGCTGGCAAAAGGGGGAGCCCGCTATTATCCGGAGATTATTGAAGAACTCCGGCTTGATGGTGAAGAAGAAACTGGCTATGCCCGCGTAGGTGCCTTAAGTTTGCATCAGGATCCCAAGAAACTAGAAGCCATGCAAAAGCGGGCAGAAAAACGAAGAGACGACGCTCCGGAAATGGGAGCCATCACCATGTTGGGAGAAGAGGATGTGCGCCAGCTTTTCCCATTACTAGCCCCCGGGTTTGGTGCAGTGCACGTCAGCGGAGCCGCTCGTGTCGATGGTCGGGCTTTACGTAATAGTTTGCATCGGGCAGCTAAGAAATATAACGCTCGTTTTGTTTCAGCCGAAGCTCACCTATCGTTGACAGCTGGACAAATTGTCGTCACGGCCGGCAATGAAGAATGGATACCTGATCAAGTTGTCGTCACAGCCGGAGCTTGGGCCAAAGAGCTTTTGAAACCGTTAGGCTATTCACTGCAAGTCAGCTTCCAAAAAGCCCAAATCTGTCATTTACAGCTGGATGCTGCCCAAACAGAGACTTGGCCTGTTATTATACCGCCTAATGATCAATATCTGCTCGCATTCCCAGACGGCAGAATGGTAGTAGGAGCCACTCACGAGAATGATACAGAGATGAATACGAAAATCACGGCCGGCGGAGTACATGAAGTACTGAGTAAGGCTATGCAGCTTGCCCCTGAATTAGCAGGAGCTGTACTGGCTGAGACTCGGGTTGGATTCCGGCCATTTACCCCTGGTTTTCTCCCGGTATTCGGCTGTCTGCCAAAGCATAAAAATCTTTATGTAATGAATGGGTTAGGTGCGTCAGGCCTTACAATGGGGCCGTTTGTTGCCTCTCAGCTCACCAAGCTGATATTAGGGCAAGAAACCGATATCGATATTTCTGTTTACAATCCAGAAGGCGCGTTAGAATAA
- a CDS encoding TrkH family potassium uptake protein produces MATRSRKLFHRIKINPPQFFALGFLMLIALGTFLLMLPMATADRHHLSFIDALFEATSAVCVTGLVVVDTQTTFTLFGQIVLLCLIQIGGLGFMTLAVFIALLLRRNISFEERHLVKESLNQNSYEGIVRMVRFVLLFTVICEVIGTIILGIHWGNEFGYPKSFYYGLFHSISAFNNAGFDIMGDFSSVTAYVGDPIVNLTLTSLLMLGGIGFIVVADILQKKKGKRLMLHTKVVLWMSAILVAIGTILIYLLEYGNPATIGSMPWNEKLLASYFQGVVPRTAGFNSLNTADLTLGSQLVTMALMFIGGGTGGTAGGIKVTTFAILLFAVWALIKGKQEVNIRNRRIPGDLVFRAFSITTYSVLLVSLFVFLLAITEKGAALNYIAFEVLSAFGTVGMTLGLTPELSEPGKMLLTLLMFMGRVGPITIAFALAFQIKKTAVRNPEERIIIG; encoded by the coding sequence ATGGCGACTAGAAGTAGAAAACTGTTTCATCGTATAAAAATCAATCCGCCGCAATTTTTTGCGCTGGGATTTCTTATGTTAATCGCATTGGGTACGTTTCTTCTGATGCTTCCGATGGCGACAGCGGATCGACACCATCTTTCTTTTATTGATGCGCTGTTCGAGGCAACTTCAGCTGTATGTGTGACAGGGCTGGTAGTGGTCGATACACAGACCACCTTTACTTTATTTGGCCAAATTGTACTGTTGTGTCTTATCCAGATAGGCGGATTAGGATTTATGACACTCGCAGTATTCATCGCATTGCTGCTTCGCCGCAATATAAGCTTTGAGGAGCGGCATTTAGTCAAAGAATCACTCAACCAGAATTCGTACGAGGGTATTGTTCGGATGGTGCGGTTTGTTCTTTTATTCACTGTTATTTGTGAGGTGATTGGAACTATTATCCTCGGGATTCACTGGGGGAATGAGTTTGGCTATCCGAAATCTTTTTATTACGGACTCTTTCATTCAATATCTGCATTCAATAATGCCGGATTTGATATTATGGGGGATTTCAGCAGCGTGACTGCTTATGTTGGTGATCCGATAGTCAATCTTACGTTGACAAGTCTTCTGATGTTAGGTGGAATTGGCTTCATCGTCGTAGCTGATATCTTACAGAAGAAAAAAGGGAAACGACTGATGCTCCATACAAAAGTTGTTTTATGGATGTCTGCTATACTTGTCGCTATCGGGACAATATTAATCTATTTATTGGAGTATGGTAATCCAGCCACTATCGGAAGTATGCCATGGAATGAAAAACTATTAGCTTCTTATTTCCAGGGTGTAGTTCCGAGGACTGCTGGTTTCAACTCGCTGAATACAGCTGATCTGACATTAGGATCACAGCTGGTAACTATGGCGCTTATGTTTATCGGCGGCGGAACTGGAGGAACGGCAGGGGGCATTAAAGTCACCACATTTGCCATATTGCTTTTTGCAGTATGGGCACTGATCAAAGGAAAGCAGGAAGTGAATATCAGAAATAGACGGATACCAGGAGATTTAGTTTTCCGGGCATTTTCGATCACGACATATTCTGTCCTCCTTGTATCGCTATTCGTGTTTTTGCTTGCTATTACGGAGAAAGGTGCTGCACTCAATTATATTGCGTTCGAAGTACTTTCTGCTTTCGGGACGGTTGGGATGACACTGGGATTGACGCCGGAGCTTTCCGAACCGGGGAAGATGCTTCTTACCCTCCTCATGTTCATGGGCCGTGTTGGGCCGATTACAATAGCGTTCGCATTAGCTTTCCAAATTAAGAAGACTGCTGTGCGAAATCCGGAAGAACGAATCATTATCGGCTGA
- a CDS encoding Lrp/AsnC family transcriptional regulator, with protein MDKKEIEILELLEKNGRMDVHMIARMVELSVEEVEAAIRKFEEMQIVHGYSTLIDWTEVRGYEGVTAMIDVKVTPVRGKGFDDVAERIYRFPEVKAVYLMSGAYDLSVSVEGKTMSQVARFVSEKLSTLDTVISTTTHFILKKYKHDGIIFGEDDNNDRRMPVSP; from the coding sequence TTGGATAAGAAAGAAATAGAAATATTAGAGCTATTAGAGAAAAACGGCAGAATGGATGTACATATGATAGCGCGGATGGTTGAGCTGTCCGTTGAGGAAGTAGAAGCTGCTATCCGAAAATTCGAGGAAATGCAGATTGTTCATGGTTATTCAACGCTGATCGATTGGACGGAAGTGCGGGGCTATGAAGGTGTGACCGCTATGATTGATGTAAAGGTAACGCCTGTTCGAGGCAAAGGGTTCGATGATGTAGCAGAACGTATTTATCGCTTCCCTGAAGTGAAAGCTGTCTATTTGATGTCAGGCGCATACGATTTGTCTGTATCAGTGGAAGGAAAGACGATGTCACAGGTGGCCCGCTTTGTATCGGAAAAGCTATCCACATTGGATACAGTTATTTCGACGACTACGCACTTCATCCTGAAAAAGTATAAACATGATGGCATCATCTTCGGTGAGGATGACAATAATGATCGCAGAATGCCGGTGAGTCCATGA
- a CDS encoding aminotransferase: MSLDTSRFIAEHVDALKPSGIRRFFDLASTMDNVISLGVGEPDFVTPWNVIEASYHSLEQGYTAYTANAGLMELRELISDYLKTTYSVSYRPADQVIVTVGASQAIDIALRAILNPGDEVIIVEPCFVAYASAVSLAGGVPVSVGTKAENGFKLQPEELESAVTPKTKAIILCNPNNPTGTMLNREELLPIAELIEAHDLLVLSDEIYAELSYEADYVSFSSLPNMQDRTILISGFSKSFAMTGWRLGYAAGPAELIQAMTKIHQYTIMCAPTMAQYGAVEALRSGAASVEHMRKSYRQRRNFVTSAFEEMGLMTNRPGGAFYIFPSIKETGMSSEAFAEALLIEEKVAVVPGSVFGESGEGYIRCSYATSMKQLTEAMKRIKRFVEKQQA, translated from the coding sequence ATGAGTCTGGATACAAGCCGCTTCATTGCGGAGCATGTCGATGCTTTGAAACCATCCGGCATCCGGCGTTTCTTCGACTTAGCTTCGACAATGGATAATGTTATTTCCTTAGGGGTTGGTGAGCCAGATTTCGTCACGCCCTGGAATGTGATCGAAGCAAGCTACCATTCACTCGAGCAAGGGTATACAGCCTACACAGCGAATGCTGGACTGATGGAGCTGCGTGAACTGATTTCTGATTATCTCAAAACGACATACTCTGTGAGTTATCGTCCGGCAGATCAAGTGATCGTGACGGTAGGGGCCAGTCAGGCAATCGATATTGCGCTGCGTGCTATCCTTAACCCGGGTGATGAGGTTATCATTGTCGAGCCGTGTTTTGTTGCTTATGCTTCGGCTGTTTCATTGGCAGGGGGCGTACCAGTCTCTGTCGGGACGAAAGCGGAGAATGGCTTCAAGCTGCAGCCAGAGGAATTAGAGAGTGCCGTTACGCCAAAAACAAAGGCAATCATCCTATGTAATCCGAATAACCCAACGGGCACGATGCTGAATCGTGAGGAGCTGCTGCCGATTGCAGAGCTTATAGAAGCACATGACTTGCTCGTCCTTTCCGATGAAATATATGCAGAGCTGAGCTATGAAGCTGATTACGTGAGCTTCTCCAGCTTACCGAATATGCAGGATCGCACGATTCTTATTTCGGGATTTTCCAAATCGTTTGCAATGACAGGCTGGCGTCTTGGTTATGCCGCGGGACCTGCTGAACTGATCCAGGCAATGACAAAGATTCATCAGTATACAATCATGTGTGCGCCGACGATGGCCCAGTACGGTGCAGTTGAAGCGCTGCGCAGCGGAGCAGCCAGTGTAGAGCATATGAGAAAAAGCTATCGTCAGCGGAGGAACTTTGTTACATCAGCTTTCGAAGAAATGGGCTTGATGACGAACCGACCAGGCGGAGCTTTCTATATCTTCCCATCCATCAAAGAAACCGGAATGAGTTCCGAAGCCTTTGCAGAAGCATTGCTGATTGAAGAAAAGGTTGCCGTCGTACCTGGAAGTGTATTCGGGGAAAGCGGAGAAGGCTATATTCGCTGTTCTTATGCTACTTCGATGAAGCAGCTGACAGAAGCAATGAAACGGATCAAGCGTTTTGTTGAAAAGCAGCAAGCATAA